The Bombus terrestris chromosome 4, iyBomTerr1.2, whole genome shotgun sequence genome has a window encoding:
- the LOC100644958 gene encoding sialin isoform X1 produces MKMEDSQRYEDHTIYKTRSPCSLRKLRDLVPARVVLYMLSFSGFTVSFMMRNDINIAMVAMVKPPSTTSDTNVTVTSQYCYVTPNTSFTNNSAPIRLEDQGEFDWSPTIQSAISSSFYWCYILSQVVGGVLTQYFGTKTVFGGSQLITAICSLLMPSAAGIHYGVMIALRSIQGIASGLTWPAMYAIVGHWIPPVERSRFMSSFQGFSFGIGITYPLCGFIIAHFGWRAVFYTTGTIGTVWCLFWYFFAFDTPAAHPRISQQELRYIQGSVANQVHASESMPVPWSFILRSWPAWSIGITTFGRIWVHYIFIISGPMYMKTVLGFSIQANGVLSGLPFICSYFSSVAFCYIADVLMTRQILSLTNVRKVFTASSQVIPGIMLVLIGYLGCNIVLVLVVWFIAVTLITAAYAGAMANIVDIAPNFAGPVLAFAQTIHMTASFLSPVVAGLLTEKSQTLDAWRQVFGVTACVACGTYIVYQIFGTGDIQAWNYPDQKYPQSIQEDSQPLNESPEKNGKIVKSRSNTSEEA; encoded by the exons ATGAAGATGGAAGATTCACAAAG ATACGAAGATCATACCATATATAAGACACGATCACCCTGCAGCCTGCGAAAACTGAGAG ACCTGGTGCCGGCACGGGTGGTGCTCTATATGCTGTCGTTCTCGGGATTCACGGTCTCGTTCATGATGAGGAACGATATCAACATCGCCATGGTGGCGATGGTGAAACCACCATCCACGACATCGGATACCAATGTTACGGTGACGTCCCAGTATTGTTACGTAACGCCGAACACATCGTTCACCAACAACAGCGCACCAATCAGACTTGAG GATCAAGGGGAATTTGATTGGAGTCCAACCATACAGTCAGCCATTAGTAGCTCATTCTACTGGTGTTATATCCTGTCACAAGTAGTCGGTGGCGTGTTGACGCAGTACTTTGGCACGAAGACAGTTTTTGGTGGTTCGCAGCTGATCACGGCGATCTGTAGTTTACTGATGCCCTCTGCAGCGGGAATTCATTATGGAGTTATGATCGCGCTGCGTAGTATACAGGGCATTGCTAGT GGACTCACGTGGCCTGCGATGTACGCCATCGTCGGGCACTGGATTCCTCCAGTGGAACGGTCGCGTTTCATGTCTTCCTTCCAAG GGTTCAGCTTCGGCATTGGCATAACCTATCCACTGTGCGGATTCATCATCGCGCATTTTGGATGGAGAGCGGTCTTCTATACGACCGGCACCATCGGTACCGTCTGGTGCCTTTTCTGGTACTTCTTCGCCTTCGACACGCCAGCTGCGCATCCCAGAATATCCCAGCAAGAGCTACGATACATACAAGGCAGCGTAGCAAATCAAGTTCACGCAAGCGAG aGCATGCCGGTTCCGTGGAGTTTCATTCTCAGATCCTGGCCAGCATGGTCTATTGGGATTACCACATTCGGAAGGATATGGGTGCATTACATCTTCATTATTTCTGGACCAATGTACATGAAGACAGTCCTAGGATTCAGTATCCAAGCG AACGGAGTGCTGTCTGGTTTACCGTTTATCTGTAGCTACTTCAGCTCTGTTGCCTTCTGTTATATAGCTGATGTTCTCATGACGCGACAGATTTTGTCGTTGACGAATGTCAGGAAAGTTTTCACCGCCTCTT CGCAAGTAATTCCCGGAATAATGTTAGTGTTAATCGGCTACCTGGGCTGCAACATTGTTCTCGTTTTAGTGGTGTGGTTCATAGCCGTTACTCTGATCACTGCTGCTTACGCAGGGGCGATGGCCAACATCGTCGATATCGCACCAAATTTTGCTG GTCCAGTATTAGCATTTGCACAGACAATTCACATGACCGCCAGTTTCTTATCTCCAGTAGTGGCTGGTCTTCTCACAGAAAAAAGC CAAACTCTCGACGCATGGAGGCAAGTGTTTGGGGTAACTGCATGCGTCGCATGTGGCACTTATATCGTTTACCAGATTTTCGGTACGGGTGACATTCAAGCATGGAACTATCCCGACCAAAAGTATCCACAATCCATTCAAGAGGATTCTCAGCCTTTAAACGAATCACCGGAAAAGAACGGGAAAATTGTCAAATCCCGATCAAATACTTCTGAGGAAGCGTAA
- the LOC100644958 gene encoding sialin isoform X2, translated as MLSFSGFTVSFMMRNDINIAMVAMVKPPSTTSDTNVTVTSQYCYVTPNTSFTNNSAPIRLEDQGEFDWSPTIQSAISSSFYWCYILSQVVGGVLTQYFGTKTVFGGSQLITAICSLLMPSAAGIHYGVMIALRSIQGIASGLTWPAMYAIVGHWIPPVERSRFMSSFQGFSFGIGITYPLCGFIIAHFGWRAVFYTTGTIGTVWCLFWYFFAFDTPAAHPRISQQELRYIQGSVANQVHASESMPVPWSFILRSWPAWSIGITTFGRIWVHYIFIISGPMYMKTVLGFSIQANGVLSGLPFICSYFSSVAFCYIADVLMTRQILSLTNVRKVFTASSQVIPGIMLVLIGYLGCNIVLVLVVWFIAVTLITAAYAGAMANIVDIAPNFAGPVLAFAQTIHMTASFLSPVVAGLLTEKSQTLDAWRQVFGVTACVACGTYIVYQIFGTGDIQAWNYPDQKYPQSIQEDSQPLNESPEKNGKIVKSRSNTSEEA; from the exons ATGCTGTCGTTCTCGGGATTCACGGTCTCGTTCATGATGAGGAACGATATCAACATCGCCATGGTGGCGATGGTGAAACCACCATCCACGACATCGGATACCAATGTTACGGTGACGTCCCAGTATTGTTACGTAACGCCGAACACATCGTTCACCAACAACAGCGCACCAATCAGACTTGAG GATCAAGGGGAATTTGATTGGAGTCCAACCATACAGTCAGCCATTAGTAGCTCATTCTACTGGTGTTATATCCTGTCACAAGTAGTCGGTGGCGTGTTGACGCAGTACTTTGGCACGAAGACAGTTTTTGGTGGTTCGCAGCTGATCACGGCGATCTGTAGTTTACTGATGCCCTCTGCAGCGGGAATTCATTATGGAGTTATGATCGCGCTGCGTAGTATACAGGGCATTGCTAGT GGACTCACGTGGCCTGCGATGTACGCCATCGTCGGGCACTGGATTCCTCCAGTGGAACGGTCGCGTTTCATGTCTTCCTTCCAAG GGTTCAGCTTCGGCATTGGCATAACCTATCCACTGTGCGGATTCATCATCGCGCATTTTGGATGGAGAGCGGTCTTCTATACGACCGGCACCATCGGTACCGTCTGGTGCCTTTTCTGGTACTTCTTCGCCTTCGACACGCCAGCTGCGCATCCCAGAATATCCCAGCAAGAGCTACGATACATACAAGGCAGCGTAGCAAATCAAGTTCACGCAAGCGAG aGCATGCCGGTTCCGTGGAGTTTCATTCTCAGATCCTGGCCAGCATGGTCTATTGGGATTACCACATTCGGAAGGATATGGGTGCATTACATCTTCATTATTTCTGGACCAATGTACATGAAGACAGTCCTAGGATTCAGTATCCAAGCG AACGGAGTGCTGTCTGGTTTACCGTTTATCTGTAGCTACTTCAGCTCTGTTGCCTTCTGTTATATAGCTGATGTTCTCATGACGCGACAGATTTTGTCGTTGACGAATGTCAGGAAAGTTTTCACCGCCTCTT CGCAAGTAATTCCCGGAATAATGTTAGTGTTAATCGGCTACCTGGGCTGCAACATTGTTCTCGTTTTAGTGGTGTGGTTCATAGCCGTTACTCTGATCACTGCTGCTTACGCAGGGGCGATGGCCAACATCGTCGATATCGCACCAAATTTTGCTG GTCCAGTATTAGCATTTGCACAGACAATTCACATGACCGCCAGTTTCTTATCTCCAGTAGTGGCTGGTCTTCTCACAGAAAAAAGC CAAACTCTCGACGCATGGAGGCAAGTGTTTGGGGTAACTGCATGCGTCGCATGTGGCACTTATATCGTTTACCAGATTTTCGGTACGGGTGACATTCAAGCATGGAACTATCCCGACCAAAAGTATCCACAATCCATTCAAGAGGATTCTCAGCCTTTAAACGAATCACCGGAAAAGAACGGGAAAATTGTCAAATCCCGATCAAATACTTCTGAGGAAGCGTAA
- the LOC105665661 gene encoding cylicin-1: MRIWVLFTILLIVTVLVSDTLAKKPGKEVESKKGHERKKKDVAYSKEGKWKDREGKNLQSRKRKNSASEEKNAESYSENVVENEESGKGHKSKNKKLKGKENADPRTNSKYESKKKTKYSGESQEAHQKDSKRLKDKKSKDKKVEEQNNLENEKKSKQKVESENLDKSEKLTKEGKKKKVQKKEKQTKIEEVEEAPLEVEEEETKAKSVSKKDKKKAEKNKREKNRKKREIQNDEELDTETLPVVEEDPKIEEANGKTKSCSVAELEEAEDNDTNENCVDECNEA, from the exons ATGCG GATCTGggtactatttactattttgtTGATTGTCACGGTGCTCGTCTCCGATACGTTGGCGAAGAAACCTGGCAAGGAAGTGGAGTCGAAAAAAGGCcatgaaaggaaaaagaaggatgTAGCGTATTCGAA GGAAGGAAAATGGAAGGACAGAGAGGGCAAGAACTTACAgtcgaggaagaggaagaacagCGCGTCGGAGGAAAAGAACGCGGAGAGCTATTCTGAAAACGTTGTTGAAAATGAGGAATCAGGAAAAGGGCACAAGTCGAAGAACAAGAAACTGAAAGGGAAGGAAAACGCCGACCCTCGAACCAATTCGAAGTATGAGTCTAAGAAGAAAACTAAATACTCTGGTGAGTCTCAAGAAGCGCACCAGAAAGATTCCAAGAGGTTGAAAGATAAGAAATCGAAAGATAAAAAAGTGGAAGAACAAAACAACttggaaaatgaaaagaagtcAAAGCAGAAAGTGGAAAGTGAAAATCTGGACAAATCCGAGAAGCTAACGAAGGAAGGTAAGAAGAAGAAGGtccagaagaaagaaaaacaaacgaaGATCGAGGAAGTAGAGGAAGCACCGTTGGAagtggaagaagaggagactaaAGCGAAGTCGGTGTCGAAAAAAGACAAGAAGAAAGCTGAGAAGAACAAACGCGAGAAGAACAGGAAGAAACGAGAGATACAAAATGACGAAGAACTAGATACGGAAACTCTGCCAGTTGTGGAAGAAGATCCGAAGATAGAGGAAGCGAACGGAAAGACGAAGAGCTGTTCAGTGGCGGAACTTGAAGAAGCGGAGGACAATGATACGAACGAGAATTGCGTGGATGAATGCAACGAAGCGTGA